A stretch of Brassica rapa cultivar Chiifu-401-42 chromosome A08, CAAS_Brap_v3.01, whole genome shotgun sequence DNA encodes these proteins:
- the LOC117127413 gene encoding uncharacterized protein LOC117127413: MSNMIQTQDEISSTHDSPIAGSSNVFERGTKTHAETEWNSIQRVDEVSGIQHTCISDSLISPSSGLVSNKRGLDSIGLAVYGSGKSKLPSFSSRRGRESMGEDILSPSCGDDDDLFCGKFFKDKKEMSTKLRLHAVSKSFEFHTEYSDKTRYVLSCVDERCSWSFRAKSVKGSQSFFVRHYVSKHTCDTSLRTVSHRQATAKLLGTMVSNHYEGGKIGLKPKQIMEKARNDHGVVITYSKAWRSQEHGQDIARGTPDDSYEALPSWFHMIKEKNPGSVTFIEVDAVGKFKYAFLSLGPSIRGFKLMRKVLSVDGAHLKSKYKGTLLAATAQDGNFHLYPIAFAIVDSENEASWSWFMKCLKTIIPDEEDLVFVSDRAASIEKALLQHYPVAHHGICIFHFQKNVQDNFKSSTLVPLVVEAGYAYTKADFDCYFQEIEESDIVLADYLRKADFRKWTRAYSPANRFNIMTSNLAESINSLLKVSREYPIVCLFDTIRMIMTKWFTERREEGVRHMHPVTVEVGNKMKELYDFTSRFLEVSKINDSEFEVKGDTRDQVVNFQTRHCSCFVFDIEKFPCAHAIAAAKSGNKHENDYVDEFFSNERFTLAYSESVYPVGDKTYWDIPPHVASFVCRPPSTRFPSGRRKKKRIPSSWEYGKYRPISKPSPKAYKCSRCGQKGHNKGSCVRPI, encoded by the exons ATGTCAAACATGATTCAGACACAAGATGAAATTTCTAGTACTCATGATTCGCCTATTGCTGGAAGTAGTAATGTATTTGAG AGAGGAACAAAAACACACGCGGAGACTGAATGGAACAGCATTCAGAGAGTTGACGAAGTCTCTGGTATACAACATACTTGTATTAGCGACAGTCTTATTTCTCCTTCAAGTGGTCTTGTTAGCAATAAG AGAGGATTGGACTCGATTGGACTTGCTGTATATGGGTCTGGAAAGTCAAAATTGCCATCTTTCTCCAGTAGACGTGGTAGAGAAAGCATGGGAGAAGATATCTTGTCTCCCAGttgtggtgatgatgatgatttgttCTGCGGGAAGTTTTTCAAGGATAAAAAGGAAATGAGCACAAAGTTGAGGTTGCATGCAGTTAGTAAAAGCTTTGAGTTCCACACAGAATATTCAGACAAAACACGTTATGTTCTTAGTTGTGTGGATGAAAGATGCAGTTGGAGTTTTCGTGCAAAATCAGTTAAAGGATCTCAGAGTTTTTTTGTTCGTCATTATGTATCTAAACATACTTGTGACACTTCTCTGAGAACTGTTAGTCATCGGCAAGCTACTGCAAAATTGTTGGGAACTATGGTCAGCAATCATTATGAAGGAGGAAAGATTGGGCTGAAACCTAAACAGATCATGGAAAAAGCTAGAAATGATCATGGTGTTGTGATTACATATTCAAAGGCTTGGAGGTCTCAAGAGCACGGCCAAGATATAGCTAGGGGTACTCCTGATGACAGTTATGAAGCTTTGCCCAGTTGGTTTCAcatgataaaagaaaagaatCCAGGTTCTGTGACTTTTATCGAAGTTGATGCTGTTGGGAAATTCAAATACGCATTTTTGTCGCTTGGTCCATCTATCAGAGGGTTTAAGTTGATGAGGAAGGTACTTTCTGTTGATGGTGCCCATCTGAAATCAAAGTATAAAGGGACTCTACTTGCTGCCACAGCACAAGATGGTAATTTTCACTTGTATCCTATAGCTTTTGCTATAGTTGATTCTGAGAATGAAGCCTCATGGAGTTGGTTTATGAAATGTCTGAAAACCATCATTCCTGATGAAGAGGATTTGGTTTTTGTCTCTGATCGTGCGGCCTCTATTGAAAAAGCTCTTTTACAACATTATCCTGTTGCTCACCATGGAATCTGCATCTTTCACTTTCAAAAGAATGTCCAGGACAATTTCAAAAGTTCAACACTTGTCCCTTTGGTTGTTGAAGCTGGTTATGCCTACACCAAAGCTGATTTCGATTGCTATTTTCAAGAGATTGAGGAGTCCGACATTGTATTAGCAGATTATCTTCGTAAAGCAGACTTCAGGAAGTGGACCCGAGCTTATTCTCCTGCTAATCGCTTCAACATCATGACGTCAAACTTGGCCGAATCTATAAATTCTTTGCTGAAAGTGAGTCGTGAGTATCCAATTGTCTGTCTTTTTGACACTATTAGGATGATAATGACTAAGTGGTTCACTGAACGACGTGAGGAAGGAGTTCGTCACATGCACCCTGTCACTGTCGAAGTGGGGAACAAGATGAAGGAGCTATATGATTTTACGTCTCGCTTCCttgaagtttccaaaatcaATGATTCAGAGTTTGAGGTTAAGGGAGATACAAGAGATCAAGTGGTGAATTTTCAAACAAGGCATTGTTCATGTTTTGTGTTTGATATTGAGAAGTTTCCTTGTGCTCATGCAATTGCCGCTGCAAAATCTGGGAATAAGCACGAAAATGATTATGTCGATGAGTTTTTCTCCAATGAAAG GTTTACACTAGCATATTCAGAGAGTGTATATCCTGTTGGTGATAAAACATATTGGGATATTCCTCCCCATGTAGCTTCGTTTGTTTGTCGCCCTCCATCTACACGCTTTCCTAGTGGGAGGAGGAAAAAAAAGAGGATACCAAGTTCGTGGGAGTATGGAAAATATCGGCCCATATCTAAACCATCACCCAAGGCTTACAAATGCAGCAGATGTGGACAGAAAGGACACAACAAAGGTAGTTGTGTAAGGCCTATTTGA